The nucleotide window TCTAAAATACAGAACTATCTTACTAGCATTAGTTCGGTGAAATTGTCTTCCACTGCTGCCATAAAGAACTTGTTTTATGCTGTTATTCTCAGTCATTTCAACCAGCATGAACTTTCTTTCGATCAAGTAGCAAGTATTAGCCCCAAATACACTTTTAGATGCTGCtgctagttttttttcttctgcaTCTGAGGCAAGAATGTGAAGTTGGTTTTAAGATTTCTTTCAAAGTCATGTGACTTGGTCATAAAACACTTCTCCAATCCATTTGCAGGCAAAGAACTGGCAGAAGGCACTAGAATTGTATGAGGATATTAAAGGCATCAACTTAAAACCAACTGTTTCAATGATGAATGCATTGATAACTGCATTGTGTAAGTCACATCTTAAACATTTTCTCAGTATAAGCATCTCACTGATGCTCTCTTTAATTACTCCATAATATCTACACTCCTGTTTTTCTTTCTCCATAATATCTACATTTTCTTAGCATAAGCGTCTGTGAAGTTGTTTCTCATTTCGTAAGCATTTGCTTATTTTCCTCAATGAGATGTGTTTGTAATAGGTTATGCTGATCAATATCAGAAGGCTCTGGAAATTTTTTCTGAAATGAAGAGAGTGGACCTATGCCCTAACACCATTACATACTCCACTCTTTTAGTGGCAAGTGAAAAGTAATACCTTGATTCCTTTACATTgacgtttatgtattatgaccattttctccTGTCAATATATCATTTTCTGTATATCTGAGTTTTCGagttttatcatttatttttccCATCTCATGACAGAAAGGATGACCTGGATGTTGGTCTCATGCTTCTTTCTCATGCTAAAAAAGATGGTGTTGCCCCAAACCTTGTTATATGCAGATGTCTTCTTGGTAAGAATTAAAAGCTTGTTATTGCATTGCTTTAGCTATTATTGAATCTTGACTTAATATACGGTGCTACACCATCACCAAGAGGGATTGCATGTTCTCTTTTTATTTGGATATGTTCATGGTGGTGAAAAAAGATGTATGTTTTATGCCCACCTAACAAATTAAGTTGAAATTGATCCCTCCATCGTTGAGACCTGGTACCTATCTTATGGTTGACAAGGAACAAAATTTCCGGGAACTTTTCTTTCCAGAGTTGCTATTGATGCTCATGTTGCAATTATGGTTCAGTTCATCTCATAAGCTTGCTAATTGGTGGATTTTGGTGCTGGAACATTTATGCACTAATTGATCCCTTCCAGCAATTCTTAGACCTAATACTGTAACAACCACAACAACATACCCGGTATATCTCCCTATACTGCTCCATTAATCTCCTTAAGAGATGAATGGCTGGGGAATTTAATGTAAGTTTTCTCTTGGTGATTGAACATCATATGTAAGTCCCTCATTCTCTCCCTATAATGCCAATGTAAGGAATGTTTTTAGGATATTATCTAAGTTTCTACGAGAGTGGCATGCTTAGTAGATAAGCCAGTATTAGTAATCATGCCCCTTACCTGGTCATTATAAAGGAGAGGCTCACTACCTTTTgcagtttttgttttttgttgtcCTTCATAACAAGAATGTTCACTAGTCTTGCCATGTATCTAAGTTCTCCTGTAGCAATGGATTTTTCTGTTGTGTCATTTGTTTTGGGCATCAGAATTATTTGATTATGTGAATTTTTTGTAGCTATGTGCTCAAGGAGATTCCAGAAAGCTTGTACACTTGGTGAGCGTGTCTTGTCTAAGAACTCTGGTCGCCCGCTTGACAGTAAATGGTAAGGTTCTATTTAATCTGCTAGTGATTCTGACATATCTGTTAAGAAGGGATTGCAGAGGAAAAACATATACTGTTATAGTGACGCTGTTGTTGGCTTTGCCAGTTTGAACATGATGTTTAAGATCAACATTTCCATCTAAAATGCCTCTGGTGATAGTTTACTACGTTTCTGTcgttattttgttttatttttatcagaTACAGATTCTAAAAGCTTTGAAATGCTTAGGCTGAACTTCATGGTGTATTAAGATGGATGTAAAATTATCTCTTAGCGAATGCACTCAATTTCTTTTGTAAAAGTAGTTGATATAAATGGCCGTGTTGAACATGTTGTTGCAATCATGTATTGAGATAGCCTGATTgccattttgttttgtttagcATATTTTAGGGAAATTTGGTATACGGTGAGGAATTATCTTaagaattttcttttcttgagtGGATATTCCCTTCAGGCTCAAGGGGGACTGGACTGCTTGTGCCTAGTCCAAACATAAAAGATGTCattaaagttaattatatgaatGCTGGCTTTGTTAAAAGACGTGGTACACATAGTTGTGAAATTCTTAATTGGTTTGCAGGACATCGTTGGCCTTAATGGTCTACAGGGAAACAATTGGAGCTGGTGTGGTACCCACAATTGAGGAGCTATCACTAGTTCTGGGTTGCCTACAGCTTCCTTGTGATGCATCCCTAAAAGAAAGACTTATTGAAAATCTAGGAGTAACCGTGGAAACATCAAAAGGCTCAAATCTTTGCTCTTTGATTGATGGATTTGGTGAATATGATCCCCGTGCCTGTTCATTGCTTGAGGTCCGTGGTTTATCTTAGTTGCCTTTTATCAGGTTTACAACATCTTATTGGTTATTATGGTGGATTATCTcacatattttcttgttttttaggAGGCAGCTTCAGTTGGAATCGTCCCATTGACTTCCTTTAAGGGAAGCCCTATTGTTGTCGATGTGAGGAATTTGCATATTCATGCAGCTCAGGTAAGCTTGTCTTAATGGGCAGTacataagtattttttttttttttcaattgtaacCACACGAGAATATTCTTATGCTTGACGAGCTTAATTGGTTTCAGTTACTAATAATAGGAGTTTATCCTACTTGGCTGCAAAGGTCTCTCTTTTTCTGTTTTTATGTTTCCCTCTTTTGCAGGATTCCTAATAGTTTTTAAGATTTAGGAAGTTAAAAAATACTGTTCATGCATCTGTATTACTTTTTCCAATCTTATACATTGTATGGGTTCCCCATCCATTTTCACAACAATTCTGTTGCTAATACTTTGTTTGacagttttcttttctttctgaaAATTAACCAGGTATATCTTTTGACTGTCCTAAAGAGTCTCAAGCATCGTTTGGCTGCAGGTAAAGACTATTTTGCCTACTTGAAAGAATATTTTCTGTCTTTAGGTGCTCTTACTTAAGTATTGCTAATACATGCATTTTTTTCCTTAGTACATCACACAAGGTTTGCTaatattagtaatgcaaagtTTTATAGTACAATTCCACATCCCTCATTCTATCCTGCATATAATAACGCATCGCATAAGGTTTGCTTGTAGTAGTAATGCAAAATTTTATACTAGAGATCAAATATTGTACTccctctttttcaatttatttgtcgtACTTGGgtctgtttaaaaaataatgtttcttaaattctaacttttcacgtggcatgttttagaccacaagattaaaggacattttggtacattttacATATTCTTAGTTTAATactacaaaattcaaaagtcttgtttactttcttaaactccgtgccaaataaaaatagacaaaaaCAAACTGAAATAAAGGGAGTATTAGTTATGCAAAGTTTTACATCTTAAACCTTGCATTGTATTTGTTATCTAAAGTTTGCATTAGCAATTTTTGTGGAATTTTATTATACCAGTTTTGAATTCTTTATGCAGAAAAATTAAATGATGCCTTGATTCTTTTTTAGCTCCCACTTCCATTGTATAGTTCAAGATGTGGCATAGCCTTGTGCCCTCGTCAACTAAGATAAACCAAGTTTAGGTTCATTTTCAAAATAGGAGAATAGAATGAAGTTAATGCTAAGGGCAAAACTTTATCATTATAAAAGATAAAGAGAGTAAaagcttctttttttccttatcaataatcataaaagagagaattaagaaAGATCACAAGACTTGAAATATCTTTACTATGAGAATGTGTTGCTTTATGTTTATTGTTTAGCATCTCTTGAAATGATGGGAAAATCTTGCAGGTGCAAAAATACCGAACATATCCATTCTACTCCCTGTAGAGCAGTCACATATTAAGACACCCACTGGCGAGAAAACAATTAAGATTGCTGGAAGGTAATGAGAGCTCTTTTCTTGAAGAAATTTCCTTCTTTGTACGACTTATTTTAAGATATATACCAGTAAGTAATATGACATGAGAAAAAGtaaatcatctacttcaaacatatatttctttttttctttctgaaatAACATTAATAGCAGGACACATAAAGGACAAATGTAAGACTGAGAAAATAATGTTAATATGGCTGATGCATATTAAGCTACTATTTTTAGTTTAACATTTCTCATGCCCAGCGAGCACTATGATAGAAACCAAGATATCACTAACTGGCGAAAAAAGAAACCCCATTTGGATAAGTGAATAACATTTCATTCAAAGTTAAGCCTATTATGGAATTCATCCTTCATGAGCTCCAGTATGTTTATTTCATTCTAAGAGCTGCACGATTCATATAACATTCAAAATTCTCTTATTTGGTCAACAGGATCAACAGGGCTGTTGCAGCACTTTTGAGGAGGCTTGGCCTGCCGTACCAAGGGAACGAATCGTTTGGGAAGATTCGAATCAATGGTGTTATTGTGAAAAGATGGTTCCAGCCAAAGCTCGAATCCCCTTTTAGTTGGGAACAGACCGGTTTCAGCTTCTCCCAGACACGGCTACGAAAAGGAATAAGCCATCAACAGCGTACTATTCGAACTGGCGATTTGTCCTTAGATTAGGAGAAGTACAAGGAGGGCTAATGAAACTAGGCAtctcaattaattaatgagttgaTGGTCTCGTTTAGTTAATCACCATGATACAACAGAGTGCTGTACGTGCCAGTTGACTTTGTAATGAAAATTGGAACACTGGCTTGGTGACAGAGGTGGAAGAAGCAAGAAAGCATACAAACCGATGGAGCCCTTGTACTGCACAATCCGTGCTCGTCAATTGGACTGCATGGAGCAGTGGACGTGCCACTAGTTGTTCTATGTGCAGCTTGTGACATTGAGTCAGGCTATGATGAGTGGCTATTTTTGAGCGAATGATTAAATGGTAGCTAAACAATTGACAAGGATACAAGTTATATGTTTATGATTGATAGGAATTTTGTTTGCAATTAGTACATGATTTGCAAAAACCACTAAACTATCTCTGACTGAACAATGCCTCGATTATAGCTAAGAAGTCATGCTTGAATCCATCAGTTTGGAAATGATTCGAAGGAATGATCTTTGTATAGAAGTAGAAAGCAAAACAAGCAAGTCCAGGCCCAACCCAAAAGATCCAATGCCCATTCCAAAGGTGGCCTCCTCTAACAAAAGCAGCTCCAAAGCACCTAGCTGGATTCATTCCAGCTCCAGCATAGCCCTCTTTAGCAGTAACTGAAGTTGAAATAAACACAAGAATCCCTGCTAGAAGCCCAACAATAGACATGACAGTAATAAGCCCAAGTGCCTTGGACTGGCGATGATCATAGGCCATCCAAAGTGAACCAAAAAGCAAAGCAAATGTACACATAAACTCAAGCCAAAATGCTTGGGCTATCTCCAAGCCCACAATCTCCGGCCCATTGAGCCCAGGCGTAACTACCGTAACGGTACAACCACCAAGAGAGAATCTTTGTTCAATGGTACTACTCAACACAGCTTTGAGTGCTAGTGCACCTAAAATAGCACCAACACATTGTGCCACTATGTAAATTATGGCTCGTGACATTGATATTAGTCCCACAAGTGCAGAGGAGAAGGTAATTACAGGGCTAATGTGGCCACCGGACACAGGGAAAACAGCAAGGATTAGAATGGTGAGTGTAATTGCTATGAGAACTGACATTATCAAATTTGGCATTTTGACATCACTTTCTAGGGTAGAAATCACTATGGTGTCCAACATAAAAACAAGAACCGCAGAGCCTAAAAGCTCTCCAACCGATGCTCGCCACACCTACATAGAAAATAGTCGAATTCTGTGCTTACTCAATACCGTCATATAAAAGATGAGTaagatataaaatatactaacgTCCAAAGAGAAGAAGTCAGGCAAGCCCAGCCTTTCAGCCATTGTGAGACAAGTATACTTCTTCTTTTCATCATCTAAGCTGTTAAAAAAAGAAGCCAAACACCATACATATATGTAAGAACAAATTGAAAAgatatcaaaccaaaaaaagaagataaaatataCTTTGAGGCTTATCATGGATAGTAGTGAGggaagaatttaaaaagaaaacaaggaTACTTGCTTTTGTGTAAAAGAGATAGTAGGTTGAATTTTATTACTACTTCCAAAAGAGAGCTGACTTTCTTCATCCCCTAGAACATTTCCACTAGTAGCATCCATAATGATAAAAATTCTCcaagttatgtttttttttcctgaaaaagTATGTTCATTGGTgggttatatatgtataaagcTTCCTAAATTAACtacttttttacttttctttttaaaaatataaaatttgtatgTTTATCCATCGAGCTGGACTAGTTTATAGCATTTCAATTCATTGTTAGTGTCAAAATACACTTAGTCTAAGATCCCTTTTCACGCATA belongs to Solanum stenotomum isolate F172 chromosome 1, ASM1918654v1, whole genome shotgun sequence and includes:
- the LOC125862693 gene encoding probable aquaporin TIP3-1 gives rise to the protein MISLKVYFIFFFWFDIFSICSYIYVWCLASFFNSLDDEKKKYTCLTMAERLGLPDFFSLDVWRASVGELLGSAVLVFMLDTIVISTLESDVKMPNLIMSVLIAITLTILILAVFPVSGGHISPVITFSSALVGLISMSRAIIYIVAQCVGAILGALALKAVLSSTIEQRFSLGGCTVTVVTPGLNGPEIVGLEIAQAFWLEFMCTFALLFGSLWMAYDHRQSKALGLITVMSIVGLLAGILVFISTSVTAKEGYAGAGMNPARCFGAAFVRGGHLWNGHWIFWVGPGLACFAFYFYTKIIPSNHFQTDGFKHDFLAIIEALFSQR